GAGCGCTTCGCGCTCTACGTACCTGCGCAAGCGCCGCCCGAAGGCTACGCACTGCTGGTGTTCGTACCACCGTGGAACGAGGCGAAGATTCCCCCTTCGTGGACGTCCGTGCTCGACCGTCACGGCATGATCCTTGTCACCGCCGCTGGCATCGGCAACGACGCCAACGTGCTGGACCGGCGTGATCCGGTGGCACTGCTCGCCACCACCAATGCCATGTCGCGTTATCGGGTCAATCCGCAACGCGTCTACGTCGGCGGATTTTCCGGCGGCTCCCGCGTCGCTCTGCGGCTGGCACTCGGCTATCCCGATCTTTTCCGTGGCGTACTGCTCGATGCGGGTAGCGATGCCATCGGGCAGACCGTTCCGCTGCCTCCCTCATCACTGCTGGAGAAGTTCCAGACGGGCTCGCGCATCGTCTACCTCACCGGACAGCAGGACGCAACTCGCCAGGATATGGAACGGCAAAGCCGCCAGTCATTACACGACTGGTGCATCACCAACATCGACACGCTGTCGATGGCGGGCGTTGGCCACGACCTTGCCGAGCCCGCCGCTCTGGATCGCGCGCTGACCTCACTGGAAACGCTGCATGCGCCGGATGCAGCCAAACTCGACGCCTGTCGCGCGCGCATAACGAGCGAACTGAACGCCGATATAGACAAGGTGCACGCGACACTCGAAGCAGGCCGCATCGACGACGCAAAGAAGCAGCTCGACGTGGTGGACCACCGCTACGGCGGGCTGGCCGCACCGCGCAGCGTGGAACTGGCGGCGCGGCTCCAGCTAGCAGCGCACTAGCTGAGCGATACCGCTTCCACCTTCCCCGCCCGCACCGCTTTCACCAGGGCTGCGTGGTCACGCTCGTTCTGCTCAGCATAGGCCACCGAGAACGAGGCGATGGCATCGGCGAACGCATCGCTCTTGCCCAGGTAAGCAGACAGCAGCACCGCGTCGCCCGAACGCGCATGGGCACGCGCCAGCGTATGCGCGCACAGACGGCCGTAGCGGCGCAGGTTGGGCACGCGCATCACTTCTATCTGTGGCGAGATCTTGGCATCACGCAGCTGGCGCACGTAGAACTGGCGCGTCGGCCCCTGTGTCCAGCCGAGGAACATGTCGCTGGCCGCCTGCATCAGGCGCTGGCCGGCGACCACGCGCTGTCCGTGATGCTTGTACGGCACGATGCCGACGAAGGGCTCGACGACCGACTGTCGCGCCTCCTTGAACTGCAGAAAAAGCGGGTCGCCGCTGCCAGACACCAGCAGCATGATCCCGCAATAAGTGCCCACGCTGCCCACGCCCACCACCTTCACCGCGGAATCCACGGCCTCGAAGCGATCGAGCAGTACGCGCCGTTCGGGCGACAACGAGTTGCGGTAGTCGTCATAGGCCAGTTGGCGCTCTTCAAGCGTGATGTGGTTGGCCAGTTCGTCGTCGTGATAGATCAGCGGTGGCTCGTCCTGGATGCGCGGCGGCGAACCGCCGGCCACCGTGAGCTTGATGAACTCCTTGGTATGCGCAGTGAACTCTACGGCCTTGCTCACACTCTTGATGGCGAGCTTCTTCATCTCCGCATCTTGCATGCGGTCGATCACGTCCTGCAGGTCGATGTGGTCGTACCACGCTTCGAGCAACGGCATCTCGGCGTACTCGGCCAGATGCACCTTGTAGGCCGCGGCGGCTTCCCAGGCGATATCCTTCGCGTCGCTTTCACTGAAGCCGTTGGCGCGCGATGCTACGAACAGGCTCGCGCATAGACGCTTGACGTCCCACTCCCACGGACCAATGGCGGTCTCGTCGAAATCGTTGATGTCGAATACCAGCTTGCGCTCGGGCGTGGCGAAGCCACCAAAGTTGACCAGATGGCAGTCACCGCAGATCTGCAGGTTGACGCCAGTACGCTCGGTGGTGGCGAGGTCGCCCGCCATGATGGCCGCTGCGCCGCGATAGAAAGCGAACGGTGAGGCCATCATGCGCCCATAGCGGATCGGCACCAGCGACGGCACGCGACCCTTCGACGTTTCGATCAGCAGGTCCACCGGATCAAACCGGTTCTTGGGTGCCTTCCAGCCGCCTAGCGCCTTGCGCGGCACCTTCTCGCGAATGGCCCGCGCCATGGCCTGCCGCTCTGCCGCCCTCTCGAGCAGGGTGGCCTGCGAGAGCGGTACGGTCTCTCGATGAGCGCGTCGGGCAGCGGAGATCTTCTCCTCCGCGGTTGCCTTGACCGATTTGCGGGTCAGCTTGGGGGCGCGTTCGTCCGTCGTCCTCGACATCGTTTCCACCTCGCGAAAAGGGCACCGGGATGCCCAGGAGAGTCGCATCAGCGGCTCATTTGACGCCGCCGGCTCGCAAAGTGGAATAGCAAAACTACGTACGCCGTCAAGCGGCGTCCGCCCCGGAAACGGTTAATCCGAGAGCGTCTCGTGCGACGCCACTTCGCCCTGTTTCCAGTAGCTGGATGCCTTGATGCGCTGCCGGTCCAACCCATGAACCTCAATCAGCCGCTGCCGCACCTGGCGAATGCTGGCGTACTCGCCGGCAGCCCAGGCGAAGCCGTGGCCTTCGGGCAGGATGAGATCGCTCACGGCGCCGGGCAGACCACCCTTGTCGGCGTCGCGACGCAGCCAGGTCACGCTGGCTTGTGCCGCGGTGGGGATATCCAGCACTGCTTCGCCGTCTTCGACCTCGATGATGGCGATGATGCACTCACCGGGCGTGGCCTCTTCCAGGCGACGGGCGATGGCCGGCAGCGCGGTTTCGTCGCCCAACAGCAGGTTCCAGTCCAGCCCGTCGGGAAGGATGGAGGAGCCACGCGGGCCGCCGACGCCCAACAAATCGCCGACCCGCGCGTTACGCGCCCACGAGGCGGCCGGGCCTTCGCCGTGCAGCACAAATTCGATGTCCAGCTCGTTGGCAGCGCGATCGTACCGTCGCGGGGTGTAGTCGCGGCTGGCCGGGCGCGGGCGGGACGGATCGAACTCGATGCCTTGTTCGGTCACCGTGGGCAGCGATGGCCGCGACTCACCTTCGGCAGGCAGGAACAGCTTCACGTGATCGTCGAACGAGGCGGAGACGAAATCGGCCAGATCACCCGTGAGCGTGACGCACAGCAGGCGGGGCGAGACGTGCGCCAGCCGCTTCACGATCAGCTCGCGCATCTTCAGGGGGTGCCGGACGCGCCGGATTTCAGGGGAAACAGGGGACATGGGAACCTCGCTGGTCACGGCATGGCCGCACCGATATAATGGATCGAACTCATAGTGAGCTTGCTCAATACTTTTCCATGACCACCACCCGCAAGTCAACCACCGTCGAACTGGCCGACGCCTTCCTGGCCCTGCATCACTTGGTGCGTAAGCGCGTCGACGCCGCCATGACGGCGGCCGGGCTGTCGCTTTCACAATCGAAACTGCTGGCGCTGGTCGCGCGGCTGGCGCCCTGCCGCCCCAGCGATATCGCCACTCAGATGGGTTACGCCCCACGCACGGTAACCACGGCGCTGGATGCGCTGGAAGAAAACGGCTGGATCGAGCGCGCGCCGCACCCTACCGACCGCCGCGCGCAGTTGGTCGTCATCACCGACGCCGGCCAGGCCAAGCTGGACGAAGTGCAAGGCCCCAAGCGTCAGGCGGTGGAGCAACTGTTCGGCGTGCTGAGTGCTGACGAACAGAAACAACTGCGCGAACTCATGGATCGCGTGCGCGAGCGCGCCGACGACTGAGCTCCGCTGCCCACAAAGAAAAGAGGGCGGCGAGTCGCCGCCCTCTCGGGTAAAACACGCGATGAATCGTGGAAAAGGTGATTACGCCGCCTGACTTTGGACCGGCGCCGCATTCGCCGCGACGGATTCACCGATCTCGACGCGACGCAGCTTGTATGCCTCGGGGATCTCGCGCTTGAGGTCGACCACCAGCAAGCCGTTCTCCATGCGCGCGCCCGTCACCAGCATATGGTCAGCCAGCTCGAAACGGCGATTGAACGGGCGGTTGGCAATGCCACGATGCAGCACTTCGCCTTCCTGCTCACCCTTGCGCTCGCCGGTAACGGTGAGCATGTTGCCCTGCACGGTGATGTTGATGTCTTCGCGGCTAAAGCCAGCCACCGCCATGGTGATCCGGTACTTGTCCTCGCTCAGCTTCACAGAATCAAACGGGGGCCAGTTGTCGTTCGTCTGCGTGCGGGTAGCCGCCTCAAGCAGATCAAACACGCGGTCATAGCCGATGCTGGAACGGTGCAGCGGCGAGAAATCCAGAACAGTACGCATAACCATATTCTCCAATGAGCAACAGGTAGACGCCGCGCAACATGCAGCGGCGCACCGGCCCCGAAGCGACCGGTGACAGGGAGATGTGGCTGCGACACTTCGATTCAAGCGGCCTGTTTCAGCCGTCGTTTAGCCATCCAAGTAAAAGACAACCAACCCTTGAAATACTCTGGCCGGTCCTCATGGTGGCCACTCGTGCGAGATCAAGGGCAGGCTGACCTCCCTTCTCGCAACCTATCCGCTACGACGGATCGGTGTCGTAACGCGTGATGCCCACGGGCAACTTCACCCAGGCGTGCCGGCGATGTTCATAGACCGAGTCTTCCGGCGGCGGAAAGGTGGGATCGGCAAATGCGCCCACCGCGACGGACACGCGTCCTTCCACGCCTTCTTCCGTGTGAAAAACGGTGCTGCCACAGACAGGACAGAAGCGGAAACGGAACTGCGATCCATGATCGCCCGTGCGCACGAACTCCGTCGCCTTGCCGGTGACCGTGTACGGCGCGGCATAACCGGCCAGCGCGGCGAACACGCTGCCCGTGCGTTGTTGGCATGCGAGGCAATGGCAAACGCCAACGCCAAGGAGTTCACCTTGCACTTCGATCCGCAACTGACCGCAATAACAGGATGCTGTTCTGCTGGACATGCCAACCTCCGTGGAGATGCTGATCGTCAGGACACGCCGGACCCCGCGGGCCCATCCACCAAGCGACGGACGCGTACAGCATCCTCCGGCGTCGCCGGACTGTAGACCACCATGCTGAGCCCCGGTTGGTCGCTCACTGCGAACACCGAGTAGTCCAATGCAACAGGGCCTACCACCGGGTGGCGCATGTGCTTGGTGCCTTCGCCGTAAGCGCGCACGTCGTGGTCGCCCCACATGTCCGCAAACTCGTGGCTTTGTTCGCACATCTCCGCGACGAAGGCTTCCACGTCTCTCGATGCGCCGATGCGAGCGATCTCGGCGCGAAAGGCCGCGACGATGGCGCGTGCATCACTCTCCCACTCTGTCATGCGCTCGCGCACCTGGGCGTTGCCAAAGATCAGCCGCAGCGAATTACGCTGCTCCGGCGGAAATGCGGCGTAATCGCCAAGCACCTTGGTGGCGGCATGGTTCCACGCCACGATGTCCCAACGCACCGTGCGCACGAACGCCGGGCTGTACGTCATGGCATCGAGCACGCGTTGCAGGCGCGGCGTCACGCCTTGGGGAGCCTCGTACCGCACCTGTGGCGGGCGATGTTGGGCCAGCAGGAAGAGGTGCTCGCGTTCGACCGGATTCAACGCCAGTGCGCGCGCCAGACGATCAAGCACGTCGGCGGACGGCGAACCGCCACGCCCTTGTTCAAGCCACGTGTACCAGGTCGCGCTGACGTTGGCGCGTTGCGCCACTTCCTCGCGCCGCAATCCCGGCGTGCGCCGGCGCGACGAGGAAAACCCGTAGGTCACCGGATCAAGCCGCGCGCGACGATCCCTGAGGAAGATCCCCAGCGGATTCTCGTCGGTGCCTGCCATGCTCAGCCTGTCAGTCGCCATACCGGTATAACGTCACGGCTTCATCGCCGATGCGCCCTGCGCCGATCATCCAAGTCGGTTGATTCACTCAGGGACTTTATCATGCGTGTATTCGTTACTGGCGCCACGGGCTTTGTGGGTTCCGCCGTCGTTCGTGAACTGCTGGATGCCGGGCACCAGGTGGTGGGGCTGGTCCGTTCTGATGCCTCCGCCAGCGCGCTTGCCGCCACCGGTGCCGAGGTGCACCGCGGATCATTGGAAGACCTGGAAAGCCTGCACCGTGGCGTCGCCATGGCGGATGGCGTAATCCACACCGCCTTCATTCACGATTTCACCCAGTTCGAGAAAAGCTGTGAGATCGAACGCGTGGCGCTTGGCGCCATCGGCGACGCCTTGGCCGGCTCGAACCGTCCATTGGTGGTCACATCCGGCACGGGTCTGCTCGCGTCGGGACGCCTCGCGACGGAGGAGGACGCCAACACCTCCATCTTCCCGCGCGTTGTCTCGGAAAAGACCACCGAAGCGCTGGCCGCGCGCGGCATCAACGCGTCCGTGCTGCGCTTGCCACCTACGGTGCACGGCAACGGTGATCACGGCTTCGTGCCTATCCTGATCAACCTCGCCCGGGAGAAGGGCGAATCGGCCTATGTGGGCAACGGTGACAACCGCTGGCCTGCCGTGCATCGGCTGGATGCGGCACGCCTGTATCGCCTTGCGCTGGAGAAGAGCACGGGCGGAGTGCGTTATCACGCCGTGGCTGAGGAAGGCGTGCCATTCCGTGACATCGCCACCCTCATCGGCCGCCACCTCGACCTTCCCGTGGTCAGCAAGACACCGGAAGAAGCCTCGGCGCATTTCGGTTGGTTCGCGCACTTCACGCAGATCGACAATCACGTGTCGAGCGCGAGGACTCGCGCGCAACTAGGTTGGAAGCCGCAACAGGTGGAGCTGATCGACGACCTCGGCCAGGGTCACTACTTCAACCAGTGAACCGTTCGCGCCATCCGTTCCGAATGATCGGATGGCGCGAAAACCTCAGCGCCTAACCGCCAGTACGCCATCCAGTGCCAACTGCGCCTTGAAGCCAGCCTTCTCCAGCCGCTTCTCAACTTCGCGCGGTACATCGCGGTCACTGGTGAGCTTGTTCGGGCTGCCCGTGTAATGAAACATCCGGCCACCGCGCCGGAGCACGCGGGCCAGCTGATCGTAAAAGGCCTGAGCATAGAGCTCGCCCGCAATGCCGAAGCGCGGCGGGTCGTGCAGCAGCGCATCGACTGACGCGTCCGCGATCTGCATGATCGCCTGCGACACGTCCGCATGGGTGAGCTGCAAACGCCCTCCGCTTGATGGTGCATCCGGATCGGGCGACCACGGATTGAGCGTGCGCAACCACAGCACATCCGGGTTCTTCTCGAACGATTGAATGCGCGCCACGCCTGCCTCCAGGCAGCACGCCGCGAAATAACCGAGCCCACCGCACGTATCGAGCACCACCTTGCCGCGCGGCTCGACCAAGGCCACCTTGCGGCGAGCATCATCGACCGGCGACTCCTTCGAGGTGGGCAGCATCTTGATGCCGTCGATCTCGAACGTGGGCGCGCCCCACTCGGTCGGCACCAGCTTGATCAGCGAGCCCGAGAAGCACGACACCGACGAAAAGTCCTCGCCATCCCAGTAAAAGATCGTGCGGTCTTTCAGCTTGCCGGGATACGGATAGTGCTCTCCGTTCCACGTCCAGCGATCCACCTGCAACGTCGCGACGCCGCTCGAACGCCCAAGGTCCATCGAACCCGTCCATTCGACCTTGCCGGCATCGCGCGCGGCGATCAGCGCCTCGCCGTTGGGGCGCGTAAGCAGGGGGCCGGAGTAATGCGTCACGTCTTTGCTTCCATCGGGATCATCACCGGCAGTTTATCGGGATGTCGCCCGTATGGCCCGAAGCGCCGATTCATTGCAGAAAATTTACGCAAACCTGCCTTTTTCTGCGTAGCGCCTTTACTCGACCCGACCGGATCATGAGCCCATCCGCCCTCCGCGGCGACGACAGGCACTACCGTGAGCATTGTCATCATCCAGGGTCCCCACGCTGACTGTCCTGCCAGCGGCGTACTTCCCGACAAGCTCCAGCAACTCGCGGCCACGGCCGGCCGCTCGCTGGAGCTGGTGTGCTGCAAAGGACTCAACGACTTTGTCAGTTGTGTGCGTTCCATGAAGCGCCGCGCCTCGGAATTCATGCTGCTGGACCCAGGTGACCTCGGGCCACAAGCGACGGCACATCCGGAAGCCGGCCTGAGCGATGCACTGGACGAAGCCGGCACGCCCTATGTCGAGGTCCACGAAGACGCCAGCACCGAACTGGGCCTGCCGCCCGGCTTGCACAACGCACCGGTCGCCACCGTCATCATCAACGGCGACCTCGGCAGCAGCTACCGGATCGGCTTGGGCATCGCCCTTCGGCAACTGGGCACGGTGGCAGTGGCGGCCCGCGCGGCCTGATAGGCGACGGTGCCGAGGCGTTTTCATGACCTCGCACGTCATTGAGAAGTAGACGGCACGCGCCTTAGCTTCTTTCACGGCACCCTTTGCCGTGGAGAACACACATGCTGAGGCGAGATTTCCTGATCCACTCTGGACTGCTGGCAGCCGCCGCCGCACTGCAACCCTTGTATGCGCAGGACGACACCTCGCGCTTCCAGGCATTCACTACCAGCCAATTCCACGCTGCACGGCAATTCGTGCAGATAGGCCCCGATAAAGTAGCCTTCGTCGAGCAAGGCGCTGGCGACGTTGCACTCTTC
This genomic window from Dyella terrae contains:
- a CDS encoding PHB depolymerase family esterase; translated protein: MNRRACWLACLAWLAAAAWAGDAPTGVINDVVFSQYAEYANSTELARRLVSPLNAQRLQQRAAASGIAIAEQPVDLAHERFALYVPAQAPPEGYALLVFVPPWNEAKIPPSWTSVLDRHGMILVTAAGIGNDANVLDRRDPVALLATTNAMSRYRVNPQRVYVGGFSGGSRVALRLALGYPDLFRGVLLDAGSDAIGQTVPLPPSSLLEKFQTGSRIVYLTGQQDATRQDMERQSRQSLHDWCITNIDTLSMAGVGHDLAEPAALDRALTSLETLHAPDAAKLDACRARITSELNADIDKVHATLEAGRIDDAKKQLDVVDHRYGGLAAPRSVELAARLQLAAH
- a CDS encoding DUF2252 domain-containing protein, encoding MSRTTDERAPKLTRKSVKATAEEKISAARRAHRETVPLSQATLLERAAERQAMARAIREKVPRKALGGWKAPKNRFDPVDLLIETSKGRVPSLVPIRYGRMMASPFAFYRGAAAIMAGDLATTERTGVNLQICGDCHLVNFGGFATPERKLVFDINDFDETAIGPWEWDVKRLCASLFVASRANGFSESDAKDIAWEAAAAYKVHLAEYAEMPLLEAWYDHIDLQDVIDRMQDAEMKKLAIKSVSKAVEFTAHTKEFIKLTVAGGSPPRIQDEPPLIYHDDELANHITLEERQLAYDDYRNSLSPERRVLLDRFEAVDSAVKVVGVGSVGTYCGIMLLVSGSGDPLFLQFKEARQSVVEPFVGIVPYKHHGQRVVAGQRLMQAASDMFLGWTQGPTRQFYVRQLRDAKISPQIEVMRVPNLRRYGRLCAHTLARAHARSGDAVLLSAYLGKSDAFADAIASFSVAYAEQNERDHAALVKAVRAGKVEAVSLS
- a CDS encoding siderophore-interacting protein; its protein translation is MSPVSPEIRRVRHPLKMRELIVKRLAHVSPRLLCVTLTGDLADFVSASFDDHVKLFLPAEGESRPSLPTVTEQGIEFDPSRPRPASRDYTPRRYDRAANELDIEFVLHGEGPAASWARNARVGDLLGVGGPRGSSILPDGLDWNLLLGDETALPAIARRLEEATPGECIIAIIEVEDGEAVLDIPTAAQASVTWLRRDADKGGLPGAVSDLILPEGHGFAWAAGEYASIRQVRQRLIEVHGLDRQRIKASSYWKQGEVASHETLSD
- a CDS encoding MarR family winged helix-turn-helix transcriptional regulator; its protein translation is MTTTRKSTTVELADAFLALHHLVRKRVDAAMTAAGLSLSQSKLLALVARLAPCRPSDIATQMGYAPRTVTTALDALEENGWIERAPHPTDRRAQLVVITDAGQAKLDEVQGPKRQAVEQLFGVLSADEQKQLRELMDRVRERADD
- a CDS encoding Hsp20 family protein, with product MRTVLDFSPLHRSSIGYDRVFDLLEAATRTQTNDNWPPFDSVKLSEDKYRITMAVAGFSREDINITVQGNMLTVTGERKGEQEGEVLHRGIANRPFNRRFELADHMLVTGARMENGLLVVDLKREIPEAYKLRRVEIGESVAANAAPVQSQAA
- a CDS encoding GFA family protein; translation: MSSRTASCYCGQLRIEVQGELLGVGVCHCLACQQRTGSVFAALAGYAAPYTVTGKATEFVRTGDHGSQFRFRFCPVCGSTVFHTEEGVEGRVSVAVGAFADPTFPPPEDSVYEHRRHAWVKLPVGITRYDTDPS
- a CDS encoding helix-turn-helix transcriptional regulator; amino-acid sequence: MATDRLSMAGTDENPLGIFLRDRRARLDPVTYGFSSSRRRTPGLRREEVAQRANVSATWYTWLEQGRGGSPSADVLDRLARALALNPVEREHLFLLAQHRPPQVRYEAPQGVTPRLQRVLDAMTYSPAFVRTVRWDIVAWNHAATKVLGDYAAFPPEQRNSLRLIFGNAQVRERMTEWESDARAIVAAFRAEIARIGASRDVEAFVAEMCEQSHEFADMWGDHDVRAYGEGTKHMRHPVVGPVALDYSVFAVSDQPGLSMVVYSPATPEDAVRVRRLVDGPAGSGVS
- a CDS encoding SDR family oxidoreductase, whose amino-acid sequence is MRVFVTGATGFVGSAVVRELLDAGHQVVGLVRSDASASALAATGAEVHRGSLEDLESLHRGVAMADGVIHTAFIHDFTQFEKSCEIERVALGAIGDALAGSNRPLVVTSGTGLLASGRLATEEDANTSIFPRVVSEKTTEALAARGINASVLRLPPTVHGNGDHGFVPILINLAREKGESAYVGNGDNRWPAVHRLDAARLYRLALEKSTGGVRYHAVAEEGVPFRDIATLIGRHLDLPVVSKTPEEASAHFGWFAHFTQIDNHVSSARTRAQLGWKPQQVELIDDLGQGHYFNQ
- a CDS encoding class I SAM-dependent methyltransferase, which gives rise to MTHYSGPLLTRPNGEALIAARDAGKVEWTGSMDLGRSSGVATLQVDRWTWNGEHYPYPGKLKDRTIFYWDGEDFSSVSCFSGSLIKLVPTEWGAPTFEIDGIKMLPTSKESPVDDARRKVALVEPRGKVVLDTCGGLGYFAACCLEAGVARIQSFEKNPDVLWLRTLNPWSPDPDAPSSGGRLQLTHADVSQAIMQIADASVDALLHDPPRFGIAGELYAQAFYDQLARVLRRGGRMFHYTGSPNKLTSDRDVPREVEKRLEKAGFKAQLALDGVLAVRR